A genome region from Brassica oleracea var. oleracea cultivar TO1000 chromosome C2, BOL, whole genome shotgun sequence includes the following:
- the LOC106325812 gene encoding protein CUP-SHAPED COTYLEDON 2: MDIPYYHYDHGGDSQYLPPGFRFHPTDEELITHYLLRKVIEGCFSSRAIAEVDLNKSEPWQLPGKAKMGEKEWYFFSLRDRKYPTGLRTNRATEAGYWKATGKDREIYSSKTCALVGMKKTLVFYKGRAPKGEKSSWVMHEYRLEGKFSYHFISRSSKDEWVISRVFKKTGLATTGASVGASISVSNGTGTSKKTKIPSNISTNYREQPSSPSSVSLPPLLDPTTTLGYTDSSWSYDSRSTNTPVITTAITEHVSCFSTATTTTALGLDVNVDSFNHLLPPVPPGFDPFLRFVSRNVSPLSNFRSFQENFNHFPYYGSSSASTMTTSVNMPSSHGGTGMNYWLQTTAEENETKAGLLNGGLDCVWNY; this comes from the exons ATGGACATTCCGTACTACCACTATGACCACGGAGGAGACAGCCAATATCTTCCTCCGGGTTTCAGGTTTCATCCGACAGATGAAGAGCTCATCACTCATTACCTCCTCCGTAAGGTCATCGAGGGCTGCTTCTCAAGCCGTGCCATCGCAGAGGTTGATCTTAACAAGAGCGAGCCTTGGCAACTTCCCG GGAAAGCTAAGATGGGAGAGAAAGAATGGTATTTTTTTAGCCTCCGTGACCGGAAATATCCGACGGGACTGAGAACGAATAGAGCAACGGAGGCTGGTTACTGGAAAGCTACCGGAAAAGATAGAGAGATTTATAGTTCAAAGACTTGTGCACTTGTTGGGATGAAGAAGACTCTTGTCTTCTACAAAGGACGAGCTCCTAAAGGAGAGAAGAGCAGTTGGGTTATGCATGAATATCGTCTTGAAGGCAAATTCTCTTACCATTTCATCTCCAGAAGCTCGAAG GACGAATGGGTGATCTCTAGGGTTTTCAAGAAAACCGGGTTAGCTACTACCGGAGCCTCAGTAGGAGCAAGTATTAGCGTTAGCAATGGTACTGGTACGTCTAAAAAGACAAAAATACCCTCGAACATCTCCACAAACTACCGTGAGCAACCAAGCTCTCCTTCCTCCGTCTCACTTCCTCCTCTCCTTGACCCCACCACAACCCTCGGCTACACCGACAGCAGCTGGTCCTACGACAGCCGTAGCACCAACACACCGGTCATAACCACCGCAATAACCGAGCACGTGTCCTGTTTCTCCACTGCCACTACTACAACTGCCTTGGGCTTAGATGTTAACGTCGACTCATTCAACCATCTTCTACCGCCTGTGCCGCCTGGGTTTGACCCTTTTCTTCGCTTTGTCTCAAGAAACGTCTCGCCTCTATCTAACTTTAGGTCGTTCCAAGAGAACTTCAATCACTTTCCTTACTATGGGTCGTCCTCGGCATCCACCATGACCACCTCCGTTAACATGCCTTCTTCCCACGGTGGCACCGGAATGAACTACTGGCTACAGACAACGGCAGAAGAGAACGAGACAAAGGCCGGTCTGCTTAATGGTGGACTTGATTGCGTATGGAATTACTAG